TGTCGCCGGGCATCCTCAATGAGCGGATGCATGTCTTTCTGGCCCTGGACCTCAAGCCTGGCCCGACTCGGCGCGAGTCCGGCGAGGAAATCGAGAACCTGGTCGTCACGTGGGGCGAGGCGCTGCGACTTTGCGAATCTGGCGAGATTCAAGACGCCAAATCGCTGGCCGCGATCCTATTCTACGACCGCTTCCGTCGGCGGAGATAAGCGGCGCGCGAATCGACGCGCGGCATGTCGCCTACGAGCCCGACATGTAGGTCTGGACTTGCGTTTTGATGCTGGACCAGAGGCCGCCCGTCTGCGCTCCGACCGTGCCGATGGCGGCGATCACGCTCATCAGAATCAACGCCAGCAGCACCGCGTATTCGACGGCGGTGGCGGCTGCGGTGTCGCGAAGAAATCGTCGGAAGAATGCCATGTCGGATCACGCCTGACTAGTGGGGTGTGAGTGCGCGGCATGTTCGTGGCTGCCCGCTCCGCCCTTGGCCCCTGGTCAACTCAACTCTATGCCGCAAGCCACCGCTGGTCAAAACGTCAACGGCGATCCACACGACCTCTCCGAAGCGGGCGCAACGGGTGTTCCGAATGTAACGGCCTCGCGGGGTGACAGGCTGACGGACGCCCCTATTCGGTGGGAAAGTCCGAATGACGAAGCAGGCGGCACGGCGTCGAGTCCGGCTGCTCGATCAGCGCAAGGCACCGCTGGGCATCGGTTTCGTCTCGCGGATGCCCGGGGGCTCGGGCGATTGACGCGGCGCTTGCCAGCGCACCACTCGATTGGCCGCAGGGCCGGCCGACTTTTCGCCCGAAAAGTCCAACGGGCTGCGGACCAAGCCCGCGGCTTGCAACTTCTCGTCGTCGGCGCCGCGAGCGGTTCCCTCGCCATCGCGCCACAGGCACAGCGTGGCGTGCTGCGGCATCACGCTCCCCTGGCCGCGCCAGGCGACCGCCTGGAGCAGCGCGGCCGGTTGCTCGACGCCGACAAAGTTGAGCAAGCCGACGCCAGTGCTCGGGCAAAGCACGCAATCGTCGGTGACGATCAAGAATTGTCCCGGGTCGGTGGGAATGGCGTTGCAATTCACGGTGAGCAGGCCCGCCGCCTCGCGCAGCGTGACATGTGACGCGGTCAGCTCAAGAAGCTGGCCGCGCTGGGGCGCCGAGTCCAACTGCACCAGCGCACCTGGCCCCAGATGCAGCACATTGGCCAGCTCGACCAGCGCCGAGCCGCGGCCGTCGTAGTGAATGGCCGAGCCGATGTGCTGTAGCAGGCAATCGGCCAGGTGCAATTCGCCGCGCAGCAACACGTCGTCGTCGCGTCCGCCCCCCGCGGGCGGGTTCCAAACCAGGGCTGGCCCGGTGCTCTGGCGCTGATGCTGCCACGAGCAGCCAACGAACTCGACGCGTCGCACATCGAGGCGAATGAGCGGGTCGTTCAGGTTTTTGGCGTCGGCGACGAAGTCGATGTTCTCGAAGCGCACCTCAGCGCCGCTCAAACGCCATCCGGCCTGCGGCGCGGCAATCGTCGCGCGCTGGCCCAATCGGCTCCGAATGGTCGTCGGGCCCGTCAGTTTGAATTGCTCGACGGCGATCGGCTCGCCCGGTGCTAGTACCAGTTCGCCGTTCTCCCAAGTGGAACTGGGCCAAGGACCGTTTGCGGTTGGCGGCGCGGTGGGAGTGATCGGTTTTGGCAGCGGAGCCGGCGTCGCGGCGACGGTCGGCGCCGCGATCTTGATCGTCGGCGCGACCTCCTCGGCGAGCTTCCGTGTCACCAGCGGCTGCCATTGGGGCCAGGTGCCAGCCACGATCATCAACATGCAGCCGGCGGCGATCGCGCCGGCACGCCAGGCCGAGCGCGACCAGCGCCGCGGCGCCGGAGTGGAACCCCACTGCAAGCGACGCGCGCCAGGCTGATCGAGCGCCCGAGCCAACGTCCGCTCACAGCGCCGCGGCGGTGGGCCGAGCTTTTGTTCGATCGCGGCTGCGCTAGTCGGGCGCGCCATCGGTGACTGTTCGCAACACGTGCGCAGTGCGCTCAACAATGCGGCCGGTATATCGCTGGCCAGGTGAGTAATGTTGGGGATCTTCAGGCTGCGGGCCGCGTGCAATTTTTCCTGGGCCGTGGCGGCGGCGCGGGGCGCGCGTCCGGCGAGCAAGTGCCACCAGACCAATGCCGCCGAAAAGTAGTCGTCACTTTCTGCGGCCGGAGCGTCCGCGGCCCGTTGTGGCGAAAGATAGTCGAATACCTCGGGCCCCAGGGTCTCGCAGCGTTCCGTCTCGTGGGGACGGACCAGTTGCCGCAGCCCGGGAAACGCCAATTGCGTGCGACCATCGGCGCCGATCAACAGCGTTCGCGCGCTGACGTCGCCGTGGACAATTCCCGCCGGTGAGCATGCGGCCAGTGCTGCCGCCATTTGTCGGGCAATGATCAAAACCGCGGTCGGGTCGAATCGTCCAAAGCGTGTCAATCGCTCGGCGGCAGTCATGTCGTTGCGATAGTCGGCAGCCGCCCAGAGTTGACCGCCGGCTCGTCCTACCGTCCGAATCGGCGCTACGTAAGGAGACTTAACGCGCCGGCTGCGCTCGCGTAGCTCTTCCAAATTTGCCACCAGCGATGGTTCGGCCTGGGCCGACGCCGCATCGATCACCGCCAGTCGCACCCTGGTACATGGTGTTTGCCGGATCAGCCCAACACGGCGCAGCGTCCGCCGCCAGTGCGAGACGCGTGCCAGCGGCGTGTTCGGTGTCGCGCGGAGCCGAGCCCGGAAGACGGTCGCATAGCCCAAGCTGTCGAGAGGCTGCTCGATGATATATGGTCCGACGGCCAGTTGCTCGGCCCGGCCGGCATTGATTTCGCCCGCCTGGTAAGCTGTTAGGATGCGAGCCTGGGCCAGGGCGTCGACCCAGGCCTGGTCAAAATCTGGCAACGTGCGGGTCAGCCGCCGCACGCGCGCAGCCATGCTGGCGACGTCGGCCGAGGTGCATAGGCCGAGTCGTGTTAGCAGTTCTAGCAGTGCTGGCGAAGCATGGGGCGGCATAAGTAAACCGCCTATTACCAGAAACCGCGATGATCGGCCAAGGCCAATCGGTCACTCTGTCGCTTTCAGAGAGCCCACCAACCTGTCAATGCAGCGGATTTAACCACGACGACACGACATGTCACAAGGAGCGGTTTGAACCGCAGAAGCGCAGAGATCGCGGAGAAGACCGCAGGGGACTGGGGAGAGGGGGAGCAGGGGGGGAGAGAGAGGAGAAATCAGAAAGTAGAAGGTGGAAGGAAGAATGCTTGTGGTTTAGCCGCAGGGCCAATTGCCCGTGCGATCTGCCGTCACGACTTGGGCGACACGTACCGCCAGCCCTGCCACGTGTCACGCCGCGAGAATTCCGCCTCGAGTGCCGCGCGCAGCCCAGGCTTATCCAAACACCAAGCTGGTGAAATCAGGTACTTCGGCGGCGCGTCACCGCTCGCCCGCTCGACAACGCACGTCGGCGGCAGCCGCTCGATGAAGTCGACCACCATCGAAATGTATTCGTCCCGTTCGAGCATCTGGGCGCGACCCGCCAGGACATCGTCCCCCAGCGGCGTGTTTTGTACGGCATAGAGATTGTGCAGCTTCACCGCGTCGACGTTCAGTCGAGCCACTTCCACGGCCGTCGCCAGCATGTCGTCGCGGTTTTCCCCCGGCAGGCCGAGCATGAGGTGGACGCAAATCTCAAACCCGCGTCCACGACTGCGTTCGATGGCGTCGACGCTCGCGGCATGGAAATGCCCGCGGTTCATCGCCACCAGCGACCGGTCGTGCATCGTTTGCAGGCCATACTCGACTGACAGATGCGTACGTCCGGCGAATTCGGTCAGCAAATCGAGCACATCATCCGGCACGCAATCGGGGCGCGTGCCAATGGCCAGCCCGACCACCTGCGGATGATCGAGCGCCTGATCATACAACGGCCTAAGCCGCTCGACTGGGGCATAGGTATTCGTCGCGGGCTGAAAATAAGCGATGAACTTCTCGACGTCGTACCGCCATTTGAGCCGGCGAATGCCATCGTTCAACTGGTCGGTGATCTTTACCCGGGGCACACGTCGACTGGGGCTGAAGCTCCGGTTGTCACAGAACGTGCAGCCCCCTTTCGCTACCGTGCCGTCGACGTTCGGGCAGGTGAAGCCGGCGTCGAGGCTGACTTTCTGGACCCGGCTGCCATACCGCTGGCGCAGATAATAGTTGTAGGCGTAGTAGCGCAGGCCGGCCGCTCGCCAATT
Above is a genomic segment from Planctomycetota bacterium containing:
- a CDS encoding Flp family type IVb pilin, producing MAFFRRFLRDTAAATAVEYAVLLALILMSVIAAIGTVGAQTGGLWSSIKTQVQTYMSGS
- a CDS encoding TIGR01212 family radical SAM protein (This family includes YhcC from E. coli K-12, an uncharacterized radical SAM protein.), producing the protein MASEAHLTATNWRAAGLRYYAYNYYLRQRYGSRVQKVSLDAGFTCPNVDGTVAKGGCTFCDNRSFSPSRRVPRVKITDQLNDGIRRLKWRYDVEKFIAYFQPATNTYAPVERLRPLYDQALDHPQVVGLAIGTRPDCVPDDVLDLLTEFAGRTHLSVEYGLQTMHDRSLVAMNRGHFHAASVDAIERSRGRGFEICVHLMLGLPGENRDDMLATAVEVARLNVDAVKLHNLYAVQNTPLGDDVLAGRAQMLERDEYISMVVDFIERLPPTCVVERASGDAPPKYLISPAWCLDKPGLRAALEAEFSRRDTWQGWRYVSPKS
- a CDS encoding protein kinase, whose amino-acid sequence is MPPHASPALLELLTRLGLCTSADVASMAARVRRLTRTLPDFDQAWVDALAQARILTAYQAGEINAGRAEQLAVGPYIIEQPLDSLGYATVFRARLRATPNTPLARVSHWRRTLRRVGLIRQTPCTRVRLAVIDAASAQAEPSLVANLEELRERSRRVKSPYVAPIRTVGRAGGQLWAAADYRNDMTAAERLTRFGRFDPTAVLIIARQMAAALAACSPAGIVHGDVSARTLLIGADGRTQLAFPGLRQLVRPHETERCETLGPEVFDYLSPQRAADAPAAESDDYFSAALVWWHLLAGRAPRAAATAQEKLHAARSLKIPNITHLASDIPAALLSALRTCCEQSPMARPTSAAAIEQKLGPPPRRCERTLARALDQPGARRLQWGSTPAPRRWSRSAWRAGAIAAGCMLMIVAGTWPQWQPLVTRKLAEEVAPTIKIAAPTVAATPAPLPKPITPTAPPTANGPWPSSTWENGELVLAPGEPIAVEQFKLTGPTTIRSRLGQRATIAAPQAGWRLSGAEVRFENIDFVADAKNLNDPLIRLDVRRVEFVGCSWQHQRQSTGPALVWNPPAGGGRDDDVLLRGELHLADCLLQHIGSAIHYDGRGSALVELANVLHLGPGALVQLDSAPQRGQLLELTASHVTLREAAGLLTVNCNAIPTDPGQFLIVTDDCVLCPSTGVGLLNFVGVEQPAALLQAVAWRGQGSVMPQHATLCLWRDGEGTARGADDEKLQAAGLVRSPLDFSGEKSAGPAANRVVRWQAPRQSPEPPGIRETKPMPSGALR